GTAATTCCTTCATTCAGGCCGATTTCCAGCCCCCTCTCGAAGAAGTTGTGCGCCTCAAAGAGTGTTATCGAACTCCCTAACGTCTTAAGAACGATTACCTTAACCTTTCCCTGCTCAATGAGTAGCTCTCCGAGTCGCACTGCCTTCCAGATTGCGTTCATGCCCTCAACGAGTGCATAGTCGAGCGTTGCCACGTGTGGCTCCGTTGGTACTTCTTCCCAACCCGGCTCCTGCAAAACGACTTTCACAAGGGCTGAGGCATCAATGACTATCACGGTCCTCCCTCACGGACTTCGCTGCGAAACCCCTGCTCACGCTTCCGCTGGCCTTTGCAAGCTCTAAGGCTTCCTGTATTCGTCTCTTTCTTTCTATCTCATCTATGCGCTTCCTTATGAACTCCCTTATCTCCTCGCTCCAGTTGATGTTGAGCTCCTTCATCTTGAGCTTCAGCTCGTCGGGAACGCGGACGGTAACGATGGCCATGTAATACACCTCGAAACACAGTTTGTAATGCAAAGATAAAAGGGTTTCGGGCTACTTCTTCCCCTTCGGCTTCAGCCACGCCCCCAAACCGACCTGCCTGGTCTTCTGGTAGCGCAGGTCTTCCTTCTTGTAGCCGAATGCCTTCAGAATCCTCTCAACAGCGGGCAGAACCTGGTTCTCGATGTAGTATTCTGCATCGTATTTGTGCTTCGTTGGGTCGAACTCGTCAAACGGAATCGCCCTGTCGCCTATCCTTCCTGAGCCTTTGAGGACGATGTAGCTGATGACAGTCCCGGGGCGGATTTTCACGCCTCTTGCGGCGAGGCGCTTCGCTATGGCCACGTGCGGGCCGGTAGCCTTGTAGTCCTTCAGCTCCCTGGTGATCTGCTCGTGGATTACTAACTTCTCCGGCGGAACCTCGTATTTGCTCAGCTTTTCCGTTACCTCCTTGACTATCCTGACGGCCTCCTCGACGTCACCGTGCCTCAGTATGGCCTCTAAAACCCTCGCCTGCGTCTCCTTCGCTATCTCGCTCCAGTCGCGCCTGACTATCTCAAGCCCGCGCGTCGTTATCTTGCCCTCCTCGTCTATGACGGCGTACTTCTTCTTGGTGACGAAGAATCCCCTGAGGTAGAAGCCCTCGTACTCCAGCTCAAGCAGTCCCGGCAGTTTGGGGTTGATGTACTTTAAGAACTCCATTGCCTTTTTCTTGACCGTCTCGGCGTCTGCTCCGGGAATAGTGGC
This window of the Thermococcus thermotolerans genome carries:
- the vapB gene encoding type II toxin-antitoxin system VapB family antitoxin, which gives rise to MAIVTVRVPDELKLKMKELNINWSEEIREFIRKRIDEIERKRRIQEALELAKASGSVSRGFAAKSVREDRDSH
- a CDS encoding type II toxin-antitoxin system VapC family toxin translates to MIVIDASALVKVVLQEPGWEEVPTEPHVATLDYALVEGMNAIWKAVRLGELLIEQGKVKVIVLKTLGSSITLFEAHNFFERGLEIGLNEGITIYDALYIALAEALNAEFLTADEKQYLAAKNYVNAKLLR